Proteins from a single region of Egicoccus sp. AB-alg2:
- a CDS encoding DAK2 domain-containing protein, with protein MRETKDVAVPDGGGAPLAAAELPALLERVHAALAARRDTIDDLNVFPVPDGDTGTNMTSTVRAGLDALRAAADTPPRQQAEAVIRGAVRGARGNSGVILSQVIRAVVEVVSHERAVDAPLYARALQRARELAYEAVAEPVEGTILTVLARAADSAQLAAGAGADLVETSARVLAATREAVERTREQLAVLRDAGVVDAGARGFEVLLAAVHGHLTGEDPPPVQEAPHPPHGTAACDAPLDHRFEVQYLLDAADEAAAPLRRRLEVLGDSVVVVAAGGLLNVHVHTDDVGAAIEEGLRFGTPSDIEVTHFGDQIAANRAARPRRRVGAVAVLHGDGLAALAERAGATVVSGRAGALPSVADLLNAVGTVDAEQVLLLPGHRNAVASAHQAAAVSVAEGGRPLEVVESAASPPAVLAALAVLDPTAPAEQAVTDVRAAAAAVRAGEVVAAVRDADTPIGAVRTGQWLGVVEGRVVLADDDPLAVLSTVCERLDVPAAELVTLLVGAGVDADEREGATSLVGNAATGELEVVDAGQRPARFWVGVE; from the coding sequence GTGCGCGAGACGAAGGACGTGGCGGTGCCCGACGGCGGGGGAGCGCCCTTGGCGGCGGCCGAGCTGCCGGCGCTGCTCGAGCGCGTGCACGCCGCCCTGGCGGCCCGTCGGGACACCATCGACGACCTGAACGTCTTCCCCGTCCCCGACGGCGACACCGGTACGAACATGACCTCGACGGTCCGGGCGGGCCTCGACGCGCTGCGGGCCGCCGCCGACACGCCGCCTCGTCAGCAGGCCGAGGCGGTCATCCGCGGCGCCGTGCGAGGCGCCCGCGGCAACTCCGGAGTGATCCTCAGCCAGGTGATCCGCGCCGTGGTCGAGGTGGTCAGCCACGAACGTGCCGTCGACGCGCCGTTGTACGCCCGGGCGCTGCAACGGGCGCGGGAGCTGGCCTACGAGGCCGTGGCCGAGCCGGTGGAGGGCACCATCCTCACCGTCCTCGCCCGGGCCGCCGACTCCGCCCAGCTCGCCGCCGGCGCGGGCGCCGACCTCGTGGAGACCTCGGCCCGGGTGCTGGCGGCGACCCGCGAAGCGGTCGAGCGCACCCGTGAGCAGCTGGCGGTGCTGCGCGACGCCGGCGTGGTCGACGCCGGTGCCCGCGGCTTCGAGGTCCTGCTCGCCGCCGTCCACGGGCACCTGACCGGTGAGGACCCGCCGCCGGTGCAGGAGGCGCCGCACCCGCCGCACGGGACGGCGGCCTGCGACGCGCCGCTGGACCACCGCTTCGAGGTCCAATACCTGCTGGACGCCGCCGACGAGGCGGCCGCACCGCTGCGTCGCCGCCTCGAGGTGCTCGGCGACTCGGTCGTGGTCGTCGCCGCCGGCGGGCTGCTCAACGTCCACGTGCACACCGACGACGTGGGCGCCGCCATCGAGGAGGGTCTGCGGTTCGGGACGCCCAGCGACATCGAGGTGACCCACTTCGGCGACCAGATCGCCGCCAACCGGGCGGCGCGCCCGCGCCGGCGGGTCGGCGCGGTGGCGGTCCTCCACGGTGACGGGCTCGCGGCGCTGGCCGAACGGGCCGGCGCGACGGTCGTGTCCGGCCGGGCGGGCGCGCTGCCCTCGGTCGCCGACCTGTTGAACGCGGTCGGCACCGTCGACGCCGAACAGGTCCTGCTGCTGCCCGGCCATCGCAACGCGGTCGCCTCCGCCCATCAGGCTGCGGCGGTGTCGGTGGCCGAGGGCGGACGGCCGCTCGAGGTCGTCGAATCGGCCGCGTCGCCGCCGGCCGTCCTGGCCGCGCTGGCCGTGCTGGATCCCACCGCACCGGCCGAGCAGGCCGTGACCGACGTGCGGGCGGCCGCAGCGGCGGTGCGGGCCGGCGAGGTGGTGGCGGCCGTTCGTGACGCGGACACGCCGATCGGCGCCGTGCGGACCGGCCAGTGGCTCGGGGTCGTGGAGGGCCGCGTCGTGCTGGCCGACGACGACCCCCTGGCGGTCCTGTCCACCGTCTGCGAGCGGCTGGACGTGCCGGCCGCGGAACTGGTGACCCTGCTCGTCGGGGCCGGCGTCGACGCGGACGAGCGCGAGGGCGCGACCTCGCTCGTCGGGAACGCGGCCACCGGTGAGCTCGAGGTCGTCGACGCCGGCCAGCGGCCGGCCCGCTTCTGGGTCGGTGTGGAGTGA
- the rpmB gene encoding 50S ribosomal protein L28, with the protein MASVCSYCGKKPWFGKQVSHSHRRSSKRWSPNIQRVKAFVDGRTVKVDVCTGCLKAGKVTRPPVKAS; encoded by the coding sequence ATGGCCTCCGTCTGCAGCTACTGCGGCAAGAAGCCCTGGTTCGGCAAGCAGGTCAGCCACTCGCACCGCCGCTCCAGCAAGCGGTGGAGCCCCAACATCCAGCGGGTGAAGGCCTTCGTGGACGGCCGGACCGTCAAGGTCGACGTCTGCACCGGCTGCCTGAAGGCCGGCAAGGTCACGCGCCCGCCGGTCAAGGCCAGCTGA
- a CDS encoding Lrp/AsnC ligand binding domain-containing protein, producing the protein MDVSAYILIQTELGKAAAVARAAAELPGVTEAADVTGPYDVIVKASAGNVDELGRMVVSRIQAIDGITRTLTCPIVNL; encoded by the coding sequence GTGGACGTCTCGGCCTACATCCTGATCCAGACCGAGCTCGGCAAGGCCGCGGCCGTGGCCCGCGCCGCCGCCGAACTACCCGGTGTCACCGAGGCCGCCGACGTCACCGGTCCCTACGACGTGATCGTCAAGGCGTCGGCCGGCAACGTCGACGAACTCGGGCGCATGGTCGTGTCGCGGATCCAGGCGATCGACGGCATCACCCGCACCCTCACCTGCCCCATCGTCAACCTCTGA
- the thpD gene encoding ectoine hydroxylase, translated as MASTDTMRRDPYPTRVSDTPQLLERQEPTTRGGVDDGPLGQDALEAFERDGYLLLPDVFSPDEVAGIRARLDELAADPAVRADERTITELESDEVRSIFEIHKSDPQFAKLSADPRVADVARQLLGSDVYIHQSRINVKPGFVGKGFWWHSDFETWHAEDGMPRMRCLSASITLTDNYPHNGPLMVVPGSHRTFVTTVGQTPADHYKASLKKQEVGTPDHDSLRELIVGQGREIRQLTGKAGSVVFFDCNIMHASSENQTPFPRSNVFLVYNSVENAVEEPFAAPTRRPEFIAATQWEPVPRV; from the coding sequence ATGGCTAGTACCGACACGATGCGGCGAGATCCCTACCCGACGCGCGTGAGCGACACCCCACAACTGCTCGAGCGCCAGGAGCCGACGACCCGCGGCGGCGTCGACGACGGCCCGCTCGGGCAGGACGCGCTGGAGGCGTTCGAGCGCGACGGCTACCTGCTGCTGCCCGACGTGTTCTCGCCGGACGAGGTGGCCGGGATCCGCGCCCGCCTCGACGAACTGGCCGCGGACCCCGCCGTCCGTGCCGACGAGCGCACCATCACCGAGCTCGAGTCGGACGAGGTGCGCTCGATCTTCGAGATCCACAAGAGCGACCCGCAGTTCGCGAAGCTGTCCGCCGACCCGCGCGTGGCCGACGTGGCCCGCCAGTTGCTCGGCTCGGACGTCTACATCCACCAGAGCCGGATCAACGTCAAGCCCGGCTTCGTCGGCAAGGGCTTCTGGTGGCATTCCGACTTCGAGACCTGGCACGCCGAGGACGGCATGCCGCGCATGCGCTGCCTGTCGGCGTCGATCACGCTGACGGACAACTATCCGCACAACGGTCCGCTGATGGTGGTCCCGGGCTCGCACCGGACGTTCGTCACCACCGTCGGGCAGACCCCCGCCGACCACTACAAGGCGTCGCTGAAGAAGCAGGAGGTCGGTACGCCCGACCACGACAGCCTGCGCGAGCTGATCGTCGGCCAGGGCCGGGAGATCCGGCAGCTGACCGGCAAGGCCGGTTCGGTGGTGTTCTTCGACTGCAACATCATGCACGCCTCGTCGGAGAACCAGACGCCGTTCCCGCGCAGCAACGTCTTCCTGGTCTACAACTCGGTGGAGAACGCGGTCGAGGAGCCCTTCGCGGCCCCCACGCGCCGCCCGGAGTTCATCGCCGCCACGCAGTGGGAGCCCGTCCCGCGCGTCTGA
- a CDS encoding ectoine synthase, with translation MIVRTLGDLVGTDRDVAAPTWSSRRFLLAQDGLGYSLNDTVLHAGTTTQMHYRHHQESVYCIEGTGLLTNLETGEEHPVAPGTLYVLDGHERHALRADTDLRMVCVFTPALTGREVHGPDGAYPPPQDPVPSAHTDELDDTKEAVHG, from the coding sequence ATGATCGTCCGCACGCTCGGCGACCTGGTCGGCACCGACCGCGACGTCGCCGCCCCGACGTGGTCCAGCCGCCGGTTCCTGCTCGCGCAGGACGGGCTGGGCTACTCGCTCAACGACACCGTGCTGCACGCCGGCACGACCACGCAGATGCACTACCGGCACCACCAGGAGTCCGTGTACTGCATCGAGGGCACGGGCCTGCTCACGAACCTGGAGACCGGTGAGGAGCACCCGGTCGCGCCGGGGACGCTGTACGTCCTCGACGGCCACGAGCGTCACGCCTTGCGTGCCGACACGGACCTGCGCATGGTCTGCGTGTTCACGCCCGCCCTGACCGGCCGCGAGGTCCACGGTCCCGACGGTGCGTATCCGCCGCCGCAGGACCCGGTGCCGAGCGCGCACACCGACGAACTCGACGACACCAAGGAGGCCGTGCATGGCTAG
- the ectB gene encoding diaminobutyrate--2-oxoglutarate transaminase, with amino-acid sequence MNATIDQYESQVRSYCRSWPATFERARGSQLWDTDGRRYLDFFAGAGALNYGHNDPGMRQAVVDYLLGDHVVHSLDTYTVAKERFLQRFHDVILQPRGMGDWKVQFPGPTGTNAVEAAMKLARKVTGRERVIGFTNAFHGMTVGSLAVSGNAGKRGGAGIMLGAGTNLPYDDYFGPEVDTVGYLEALLQDAGSGLDLPAAVIVETVQAEGGLNTASMRWLRDLEAVCRRHDVLLIVDDIQAGCGRTGTFFSFEPAGIQPDIVTLSKSLSGFGLPLALTLFRGDLDVWDPGEHNGTFRGHNPAFVTATEALGHWEDDALTHEVERKAELMAQTLDRLAAAHPVLEAERRGRGMVQGLACAEGHAERICAAAFELGLIVETSGPRDEVVKLLPALTISDEELDEGLELLVRAVVDAVPATAPAAVAATQPV; translated from the coding sequence GTGAACGCGACCATCGACCAGTACGAATCCCAGGTCCGGTCCTACTGCCGTTCCTGGCCCGCCACCTTCGAGCGGGCCCGCGGCTCGCAGCTGTGGGACACCGACGGCCGGCGCTACCTCGACTTCTTCGCCGGTGCCGGTGCCCTCAACTACGGGCACAACGACCCGGGGATGCGGCAGGCGGTGGTCGACTACCTCCTCGGCGACCACGTCGTCCACAGCCTGGACACCTACACCGTCGCCAAGGAGCGGTTCCTGCAGCGGTTCCACGACGTGATCCTGCAGCCGCGCGGCATGGGGGACTGGAAGGTCCAGTTCCCGGGGCCGACCGGCACCAACGCCGTCGAGGCGGCGATGAAGCTGGCCCGCAAGGTGACCGGCCGTGAGCGCGTCATCGGGTTCACCAACGCCTTCCACGGGATGACCGTCGGGTCGCTGGCGGTGTCCGGCAACGCCGGCAAGCGCGGCGGGGCGGGCATCATGCTCGGCGCCGGGACCAACCTGCCCTACGACGACTACTTCGGACCCGAGGTCGACACCGTCGGCTACCTCGAGGCACTGCTCCAGGACGCCGGCAGCGGCCTCGACCTGCCCGCGGCCGTGATCGTGGAGACGGTTCAGGCCGAGGGTGGCCTGAACACCGCCTCGATGCGGTGGCTGCGTGACCTGGAGGCGGTCTGCCGCCGCCACGACGTGCTGCTGATCGTCGACGACATCCAGGCCGGCTGTGGCCGCACCGGCACGTTCTTCAGCTTCGAACCGGCCGGGATCCAGCCCGACATCGTGACCCTGTCGAAGTCGTTGTCGGGCTTCGGGCTGCCGCTGGCGCTCACGCTCTTCCGCGGCGACCTCGACGTCTGGGACCCGGGCGAGCACAACGGCACCTTCCGCGGCCACAACCCCGCCTTCGTCACCGCGACCGAGGCGCTCGGCCACTGGGAGGACGACGCACTCACGCACGAGGTCGAGCGCAAGGCGGAGCTGATGGCACAGACCCTCGATCGGCTCGCCGCGGCCCACCCGGTGCTGGAGGCCGAGCGACGCGGGCGCGGCATGGTGCAGGGGCTGGCCTGCGCCGAGGGCCACGCCGAGCGGATCTGCGCGGCGGCGTTCGAGCTGGGCCTGATCGTGGAGACCTCCGGGCCACGCGACGAGGTCGTCAAGCTGCTGCCCGCACTCACCATCTCCGACGAGGAACTCGACGAGGGGCTGGAGCTGCTGGTCCGGGCGGTCGTCGACGCCGTGCCCGCCACCGCGCCGGCGGCCGTCGCCGCGACCCAGCCGGTCTGA
- the ectA gene encoding diaminobutyrate acetyltransferase produces the protein MPDVVTFRAPAATDAADLWRLARDSGALDLNSPYAYLLWCTDFAATSVVAGTDAVTADGDAGARGRDADGIVGFVGGYRPPTDPTSAFVWQVAVADAQRGRGLGRRLLSAFLARPGNRDARWLTATVTPDNAASLALFQGLADDLGVGCRQSERFAAEVFPVEAGVHQPELELRIGPLPPR, from the coding sequence ATGCCCGACGTCGTGACGTTCCGCGCGCCCGCAGCCACCGATGCTGCGGACCTGTGGCGATTGGCACGTGACAGCGGCGCGCTCGACCTGAACTCGCCCTACGCCTACCTGCTGTGGTGCACGGACTTCGCCGCGACCTCCGTGGTGGCCGGCACCGACGCCGTGACCGCCGACGGCGACGCCGGCGCGCGTGGCCGCGACGCCGACGGGATCGTCGGCTTCGTCGGTGGCTACCGGCCCCCGACCGACCCGACGTCCGCCTTCGTCTGGCAGGTCGCCGTCGCCGATGCCCAGCGCGGACGCGGGCTCGGCCGCCGACTGCTGTCGGCCTTCCTGGCCCGGCCCGGCAACCGGGACGCGCGCTGGCTGACGGCCACCGTGACCCCGGACAACGCCGCGTCGCTGGCGCTGTTCCAGGGTCTGGCCGACGACCTCGGCGTCGGGTGCCGGCAGTCCGAGCGCTTCGCCGCCGAGGTGTTCCCCGTCGAGGCGGGCGTGCACCAGCCAGAGCTCGAGCTGCGCATCGGGCCGCTGCCACCTCGCTGA
- a CDS encoding D-alanine--D-alanine ligase family protein produces the protein MKRVLLLYGGRSSEHEVSCLSARSVLAAIDRSRYEVVPVGITREGRWTLTDGDIRTAAGRPLPEVADAGPTVALVGSKDGARLVQVEEDGESARVLGGVDVAFPVLHGPWGEDGTVQGMLATVGVPYVGADVTASSIGIDKGAMKAAFAARGLPQGPYATVHRRRWDADADAVAAGLEDRLPYPWFVKPARQGSSIGIGRVSGRDHLEAALVEAYRYDDVAIVEQGFAAPRELEVGVLGNEALEVTPPGEIRPSHEFYDFEAKYLDESELVVPADVPDEVAVRIDHLAREAYRAIGCRGMARVDFFLTADGRLLVNEINTIPGFTPNSMFPRLWDAEGLAYPQLVDRLLDLALER, from the coding sequence GTGAAGCGAGTCCTGCTGCTGTACGGAGGCCGTTCGTCCGAGCACGAGGTGTCGTGCCTGTCGGCGCGCTCGGTGCTGGCCGCCATCGACCGCTCGCGCTACGAGGTCGTCCCGGTCGGGATCACCCGCGAGGGCCGCTGGACCCTCACCGACGGCGACATCCGCACCGCCGCGGGCCGGCCGCTGCCCGAGGTCGCCGACGCCGGCCCCACCGTCGCGCTGGTGGGCAGCAAGGACGGCGCCCGACTCGTGCAGGTCGAGGAGGACGGCGAGTCCGCCCGGGTGCTCGGTGGCGTCGACGTGGCCTTCCCCGTGCTCCACGGTCCGTGGGGCGAGGACGGCACCGTGCAGGGGATGCTGGCGACCGTCGGGGTGCCCTACGTCGGCGCCGACGTCACGGCGTCGTCGATCGGCATCGACAAGGGCGCCATGAAGGCGGCGTTCGCCGCGCGCGGGCTGCCGCAGGGGCCGTACGCGACCGTGCACCGGCGGCGCTGGGACGCGGACGCGGACGCCGTCGCGGCCGGGCTCGAGGATCGGCTGCCCTACCCGTGGTTCGTGAAGCCGGCCCGGCAGGGGTCGTCGATCGGCATCGGGCGGGTGAGCGGCCGTGACCATCTGGAGGCCGCCCTGGTCGAGGCCTACCGCTACGACGACGTCGCGATCGTCGAGCAGGGCTTCGCCGCGCCGCGCGAGCTCGAGGTCGGCGTGCTCGGCAACGAGGCGCTCGAGGTCACCCCGCCCGGCGAGATCCGCCCGTCGCACGAGTTCTACGACTTCGAGGCCAAGTACCTCGACGAGTCGGAACTGGTCGTCCCAGCCGACGTCCCGGATGAGGTCGCCGTCCGCATCGACCACCTGGCCCGTGAGGCCTACCGGGCGATCGGCTGTCGCGGCATGGCCCGCGTCGACTTCTTCCTGACCGCCGACGGTCGGCTCCTGGTCAACGAGATCAACACCATCCCCGGCTTCACACCCAACTCGATGTTCCCGCGCCTGTGGGACGCCGAGGGGCTCGCCTACCCGCAGCTGGTCGACCGCCTGCTGGATCTCGCCCTGGAGCGTTGA
- a CDS encoding PLP-dependent aspartate aminotransferase family protein codes for MEPTLPRPRGGFATRAVQGAAIVPDVAQTPVGPAIWPSATWSTPRSSEVGALLEDAAPGYVYGRYDNPTATTLHNVVASLHEAPAAWSLASGTAAIHGLLSVLRGKGRVLATSRLYGGTWALLRRLRDEAGWQVDHADLLTPDSLAAALTDEHTVVHVETIANPSTAVADLAGMAQVCRARGVALVVDNTFASPYLCRPYALGATAVVESATKYLAGHGDVVAGVVAGDDEVVTAVREHAFELGGSLGPFEAWLVVRGLQTLPLRMRASGANALALARALAASGRVARVRYPGLEDHPQHRLAREQFGGRGFGGVLSFDLPDRAAAEAFADSCTVFARAASLGGTHSLVLHPASTSHRQLDDGALAAAGLGPGTIRLAVGIEDEHDLLDDVRQALAAADHPR; via the coding sequence GTGGAACCGACGCTGCCACGCCCGCGAGGTGGGTTCGCCACCCGGGCGGTGCAGGGGGCGGCGATCGTCCCGGACGTCGCCCAGACGCCGGTCGGCCCGGCGATCTGGCCGTCGGCGACCTGGTCCACGCCGCGTTCGTCCGAGGTCGGTGCCCTGCTGGAGGACGCGGCCCCCGGCTACGTGTACGGCCGCTACGACAATCCGACGGCCACCACGTTGCACAACGTGGTCGCGTCGCTCCACGAGGCCCCCGCGGCCTGGTCGCTGGCCTCCGGTACGGCCGCGATCCACGGTCTGCTGTCGGTGCTGCGGGGCAAGGGTCGGGTGCTGGCGACGTCACGGTTGTACGGCGGGACCTGGGCGTTGCTGCGCCGCCTGCGCGACGAGGCCGGCTGGCAGGTCGACCACGCCGACCTGCTGACGCCGGACTCCCTCGCCGCCGCGCTGACCGACGAGCACACGGTCGTCCACGTGGAGACCATCGCCAACCCGTCGACGGCGGTCGCCGACCTCGCCGGGATGGCACAGGTGTGCCGGGCGCGCGGCGTCGCGCTGGTCGTCGACAACACCTTCGCGTCGCCGTACCTGTGTCGGCCCTACGCGCTCGGCGCCACGGCCGTCGTCGAGTCGGCGACCAAGTACCTGGCAGGTCACGGCGACGTCGTTGCCGGGGTCGTGGCCGGGGACGACGAGGTGGTGACCGCCGTCCGCGAGCACGCGTTCGAGCTCGGCGGTTCCCTGGGTCCCTTCGAGGCCTGGCTGGTCGTGCGGGGACTGCAGACGCTGCCGCTGCGGATGCGCGCGTCGGGCGCCAACGCGCTGGCCCTCGCTCGGGCGCTCGCGGCGTCCGGCCGGGTGGCGCGCGTGCGCTACCCCGGGCTGGAGGACCACCCCCAGCACCGGCTCGCACGTGAGCAGTTCGGTGGACGCGGGTTCGGCGGCGTGCTGTCGTTCGACCTGCCGGATCGTGCGGCGGCCGAGGCGTTCGCCGATTCCTGCACGGTCTTCGCCCGCGCGGCGTCGTTGGGCGGCACGCATTCGTTGGTACTGCATCCGGCCTCGACCAGCCACCGCCAGCTCGACGACGGCGCCCTGGCGGCGGCCGGGCTCGGGCCGGGCACGATCCGTCTGGCCGTGGGCATCGAGGACGAGCACGACCTGCTCGACGACGTCCGTCAGGCCCTGGCGGCCGCCGACCACCCCCGCTGA
- a CDS encoding SDR family oxidoreductase yields MAQIDFDGRVAIVTGAGGGLGRSHALLLASRGAKVVVNDLGGNRAGEGGGSEMADDVVSEIRDAGGEAVANYDGVHTWEGGQAIVQTAIDAFGRVDVVVNNAGILRDVSFAKLEESQLDLVLKVHLYGGFHVARAAWPHLREQGYGRIVNTTSGSGLYGNFGQSNYSAAKLGLVGLTRTLAIEGAKYGITSNVIAPVAASRMTEDIMPPQLLERLEPDYVSPLVAYLASEACTDTGRIYSVGGGYMARVAILEGEGATFDGVPTPEDVADSWDRIQQVGPGSAEFTQGVMEQTGKIVQALGIAFD; encoded by the coding sequence GTGGCCCAGATCGACTTCGACGGACGTGTCGCCATCGTCACCGGCGCCGGCGGCGGCCTGGGCCGCAGCCATGCGCTGCTGCTGGCCAGTCGCGGCGCCAAGGTCGTCGTCAACGACCTCGGCGGCAACCGAGCCGGTGAGGGCGGCGGCTCGGAGATGGCCGACGACGTCGTGTCAGAGATCCGTGACGCGGGGGGCGAAGCGGTCGCCAACTACGACGGCGTGCACACCTGGGAGGGTGGCCAGGCGATCGTGCAGACCGCGATCGACGCGTTCGGGCGGGTCGACGTCGTCGTGAACAACGCCGGCATCCTGCGTGACGTGTCGTTCGCCAAGCTCGAGGAGTCCCAGCTCGACCTCGTCCTCAAGGTGCATCTCTACGGTGGCTTCCACGTCGCCCGGGCCGCCTGGCCGCACCTGCGCGAGCAGGGCTACGGCCGCATCGTCAACACCACCTCGGGCTCGGGCCTCTACGGCAACTTCGGGCAGTCGAACTACTCGGCCGCGAAGCTCGGCCTGGTCGGACTCACCCGCACGCTGGCCATCGAGGGTGCCAAGTACGGCATCACCTCCAACGTGATCGCGCCGGTCGCGGCCTCCCGGATGACCGAGGACATCATGCCGCCACAGCTGCTCGAGCGGCTCGAGCCCGACTACGTCTCACCGCTGGTCGCCTACCTCGCCTCGGAGGCGTGCACGGACACCGGACGGATCTACTCGGTCGGCGGCGGCTACATGGCGCGGGTGGCCATCCTCGAGGGCGAGGGCGCCACCTTCGACGGGGTGCCGACGCCGGAGGACGTCGCCGACTCCTGGGACCGGATCCAGCAGGTCGGCCCGGGCTCGGCCGAGTTCACGCAGGGCGTGATGGAGCAGACCGGCAAGATCGTCCAGGCGCTCGGCATCGCGTTCGACTGA
- a CDS encoding GAF and ANTAR domain-containing protein: MEAAISHESDLAVQMAEISRELAGAGDVRQLSAHLCKLSVAVVPSCEHAGVSLVRGGVIETPAQSDAVPERVDRIQDETGQGPCVDAILEGEVFETDDLAAETRWPEYRRRVVEETGVRSVLSMRLFLGENDIGALNLYSTRRAAFDTEDRAVASILGAHAAVALQAMVREEQLQQALHGRDVIGQAKGILMARHGVDDDTAFQLLRGASSRLNEKLRQVARTVVEREIERR; this comes from the coding sequence GTGGAGGCAGCGATCTCGCACGAAAGTGATCTCGCCGTACAGATGGCGGAGATCTCCCGGGAGCTGGCCGGCGCCGGGGACGTCCGACAACTGAGCGCACACCTCTGCAAGCTGTCGGTGGCCGTCGTCCCGTCCTGCGAGCACGCGGGCGTGTCGCTCGTCCGTGGTGGCGTCATCGAGACCCCCGCCCAGTCCGACGCCGTGCCCGAGCGGGTCGACCGCATCCAGGACGAGACCGGCCAGGGCCCCTGCGTCGACGCCATCCTGGAGGGCGAGGTCTTCGAGACCGACGACCTCGCCGCGGAGACACGCTGGCCCGAGTACCGGCGCCGGGTCGTCGAGGAGACCGGCGTGCGCAGCGTGCTCTCCATGCGGCTCTTCCTCGGGGAGAACGACATCGGCGCGCTCAACCTCTACTCGACGCGACGAGCGGCGTTCGACACGGAGGACCGGGCCGTCGCGTCGATCCTCGGCGCCCACGCGGCCGTGGCGCTGCAGGCCATGGTCCGCGAGGAGCAGCTGCAGCAGGCACTGCACGGCCGCGACGTCATCGGGCAGGCGAAGGGGATCCTCATGGCGCGCCACGGTGTGGACGACGACACGGCCTTCCAACTCCTGCGGGGCGCGTCCTCACGCCTGAACGAGAAGCTGCGCCAGGTCGCACGCACGGTCGTGGAACGGGAGATCGAGCGCCGGTGA
- a CDS encoding NAD(P)H-dependent glycerol-3-phosphate dehydrogenase translates to MSKVAVMGAGSWGTAFGMMCVDAGEPTTLWARRPEVADEIVHEHTNTGYLPDVRLPDGLEATPDPQQALAGADVVVLAVPSVGIEEQLAQWGDHIPPDATLVSLIKGVDVATMRFGSQVVSQSLACDPDRVVVVSGPNLAKECALRLPAATVAASPDEHRAERVQKAVMAPYFRVYTNPDKVGVEVGGAVKNVIALAAGMAHGLGFGDNTMAAVITRGLAEMVRLGVHLGGDALTFAGLAGVGDLVATCTSPKSRNRTVGQRLGRGESLDAIIASMNMVAEGVKSSRAILGLAERAGVDMPITQGVVAVCHGGLHPAELVDGLLQRSAKPEIYGL, encoded by the coding sequence GTGAGCAAGGTCGCGGTCATGGGTGCCGGGTCGTGGGGGACGGCCTTCGGGATGATGTGCGTCGACGCCGGCGAGCCGACGACGCTGTGGGCCCGCCGTCCGGAGGTCGCGGACGAGATCGTGCACGAGCACACGAACACCGGCTACCTCCCCGACGTCCGCCTCCCCGACGGGCTGGAGGCGACGCCCGACCCGCAGCAGGCCCTGGCCGGCGCGGACGTGGTCGTGCTCGCGGTGCCGTCGGTCGGCATCGAGGAGCAGTTGGCGCAGTGGGGCGACCACATCCCGCCCGACGCGACCCTGGTCAGCCTCATCAAGGGCGTCGACGTCGCCACCATGCGCTTCGGCAGCCAGGTCGTGTCGCAGTCGCTGGCGTGTGACCCGGACCGGGTGGTGGTCGTCTCGGGCCCCAACCTCGCCAAGGAGTGCGCGCTGCGATTGCCGGCGGCAACCGTCGCCGCCAGCCCCGACGAGCACCGCGCCGAGCGGGTCCAGAAGGCGGTCATGGCGCCGTACTTCCGCGTGTACACGAACCCCGACAAGGTCGGTGTCGAGGTGGGTGGCGCGGTCAAGAACGTGATCGCGCTGGCCGCCGGGATGGCGCACGGGCTCGGCTTCGGTGACAACACGATGGCGGCCGTCATCACGCGCGGACTGGCCGAGATGGTGCGCCTGGGCGTCCACCTCGGCGGCGACGCGCTGACGTTCGCGGGCCTGGCGGGGGTCGGCGACCTGGTCGCCACGTGCACCTCGCCGAAGTCGCGCAACCGGACCGTCGGTCAGCGGCTGGGGCGGGGCGAGTCGCTGGACGCCATCATCGCGTCGATGAACATGGTCGCCGAGGGCGTCAAGTCGTCCCGGGCGATCCTGGGCCTGGCCGAGCGTGCGGGCGTCGACATGCCCATCACGCAGGGGGTGGTGGCGGTCTGCCACGGTGGCCTGCACCCGGCCGAACTGGTCGACGGGCTGCTGCAGCGGTCGGCCAAGCCCGAGATCTACGGGCTGTAG